From Corvus cornix cornix isolate S_Up_H32 chromosome 5, ASM73873v5, whole genome shotgun sequence, the proteins below share one genomic window:
- the PPP1CA gene encoding serine/threonine-protein phosphatase PP1-alpha catalytic subunit: MADTEKLNLDSIISRLLEVQGSRPGKNVQLTENEIRGLCLKSREIFLSQPILLELEAPLKICGDIHGQYYDLLRLFEYGGFPPESNYLFLGDYVDRGKQSLETICLLLAYKIKYPENFFLLRGNHECASINRIYGFYDECKRRYNIKLWKTFTDCFNCLPIAAIVDEKIFCCHGGLSPDLQSMEQIRRIMRPTDVPDQGLLCDLLWSDPDKDVQGWGENDRGVSFTFGAEVVAKFLHKHDLDLICRAHQVVEDGYEFFAKRQLVTLFSAPNYCGEFDNAGAMMSVDETLMCSFQILKPADKNKGKYGQFSGLNPAGRPVTPPRNSAKAKK; this comes from the exons TCCAAGGCTCGCGGCCGGGGAAGAACGTGCAGCTGACGGAGAACGAGATCCGCGGGCTGTGCCTCAAATCCCGGGAGATCTTCCTGAGCCAGCCcatcctgctggagctggaggcacCCCTCAAGATCTGCG GCGACATCCACGGGCAGTACTACGACCTGCTGAGGCTCTTCGAGTACGGGGGCTTCCCCCCTGAGAGCAATTACCTGTTTTTGGGGGACTACGTGGACCGGGGCAAGCAGTCACTGGAGACCATCTGCCTGCTGCTCGCCTACAAGATCAAGTACCCCGAGAACTTCTTCCTGCTGCGGGGCAACCACGAGTGTGCCAGCATCAACCGCATCTATGGCTTCTATGACGAGT GCAAGCGACGATACAACATCAAGCTCTGGAAGACCTTCACCGACTGCTTCAATTGTTTGCCCATCGCCGCCATTGTGGATGAGAAGATCTTCTGCTGCCACGGAG GGCTGTCCCCAGACCTGCAGTCGATGGAGCAGATCCGGCGGATCATGCGGCCCACGGATGTCCCGGATCAGGGGCTGCTCTGTGACCTGCTCTGGTCCGACCCTGACAAGgatgtgcagggctggggggagaaCGACCGTGGGGTCTCCTTCACCTTTGGGGCCGAGGTGGTGGCCAAATTCCTGCACAAGCACGATCTGGACCTCATCTGCCGGGCACACCAG GTGGTGGAGGACGGCTACGAGTTCTTCGCCAAGCGCCAGCTCGTCACCCTCTTCTCGGCCCCCAACTACTGCGGCGAGTTCGACAACGCTGGCGCCATGATGAGCGTGGACGAGACACTCATGTGCTCCTTCCAG attTTGAAGCCGGCTGACAAGAACAAGGGCAAATACGGGCAGTTCAGCGGGCTGAACCCCGCTGGGCGCCCCGTCACCCCTCCCCGGAACTCTGCCAAAGCCAAGAaatga